One Phaseolus vulgaris cultivar G19833 chromosome 2, P. vulgaris v2.0, whole genome shotgun sequence DNA window includes the following coding sequences:
- the LOC137812105 gene encoding probable polyamine transporter At3g13620 has protein sequence MEDSLNSPTSQHLLDHREGRERVQHGANTKPHKKLALLPLVFLIYFEVAGGPYGEEPAVGAAGPLIAILGFVVFPFIWSIPEALLTAELATTFPGNGGFVIWANEAFGPFWGSLMGFWKFYSGVINLASYPVLCIDYLKLVIPALSSGLPRFVSIFLSTCVLSFLNYSGLAIVGYTAVALGVVSLLPFVLLSLFSLPKIDPSRWLSSGQEGVERDWALYFNTIFWNLNFWDSASTLAGEVEEPHRTFPKALLYAGLLTCLGYIIPLLAATGAMPLDQKSWVGGYFADVAGIIAGNWLKIWMEIGAVLSIIGLFEAQLSSAAYQLLGMADLGFVPRIFAERSRWFNTPWMAILVSTVITLSVCFFSFTEIISTVNFLYSLGMLLEFAAFLRLRRKFPTLKRPFEVPLGFSGLVLMCLIPSVLLVYVMSVASKLVYLASVLLTSLGIALYYFMNFCKSRKWFEFSRFGDKLDEDDYVL, from the coding sequence ATGGAGGATTCCCTCAACTCTCCAACTTCTCAACATCTTTTAGACCacagagaagggagagaaagagTGCAACATGGCGCTAACACCAAGCCACACAAGAAGCTAGCTCTTCTCCCTTTGGTTTTTCTCATCTATTTTGAGGTTGCTGGAGGCCCTTATGGTGAAGAGCCTGCGGTTGGGGCTGCAGGTCCCCTCATTGCCATTCTTGGTTTTGTGGTTTTCCCCTTCATTTGGAGCATCCCTGAGGCCCTCCTCACTGCAGAATTGGCCACAACCTTTCCTGGTAATGGTGGGTTTGTCATATGGGCTAATGAAGCCTTTGGTCCCTTTTGGGGTTCCCTCATGGGTTTTTGGAAGTTCTACAGTGGGGTCATCAACTTAGCCTCATACCCAGTTCTCTGCATAGATTATCTCAAACTAGTGATCCCAGCTCTGTCTTCTGGTTTACCCCGCTTTGTGTCCATATTCCTCTCCACTTGTGTGTTGTCTTTTCTCAACTATTCTGGTTTGGCTATAGTGGGTTATACTGCAGTTGCTCTGGGGGTTGTTTCCCTCTTGCCTTTTGTGTTGCTCTCTTTGTTTTCCTTGCCCAAGATTGATCCTAGCAGGTGGCTAAGTTCGGGTCAGGAGGGTGTGGAGAGGGACTGGGCACTCTACTTCAACACCATCTTTTGGAACTTGAACTTTTGGGACAGTGCTAGTACTCTAGCCGGTGAAGTTGAGGAACCCCATAGAACATTCCCAAAGGCCCTGTTATATGCAGGGTTACTTACTTGTTTGGGTTACATAATTCCCTTGTTGGCTGCCACTGGGGCTATGCCACTTGACCAAAAAAGTTGGGTTGGTGGGTATTTTGCAGATGTGGCTGGAATCATTGCTGGGAACTGGTTGAAAATTTGGATGGAAATCGGGGCTGTTTTGTCAATAATTGGGCTGTTTGAAGCCCAACTCAGTAGTGCTGCATACCAGCTTCTGGGTATGGCTGATTTGGGATTCGTACCAAGAATTTTTGCAGAAAGGTCAAGGTGGTTTAACACTCCTTGGATGGCTATTTTGGTCTCAACGGTTATAACACTTTCTGTGTGTTTCTTCTCCTTCACAGAGATCATATCCACTGTGAATTTCTTGTACAGTTTGGGGATGCTTTTGGAGTTTGCTGCTTTCCTAAGGTTGAGGAGGAAATTCCCAACTTTGAAAAGACCATTTGAGGTTCCTTTGGGGTTCTCTGGTTTGGTCCTAATGTGCTTGATACCGTCTGTGCTTTTGGTGTATGTCATGAGTGTGGCTTCCAAACTTGTGTACTTGGCTAGTGTTCTCTTGACCTCTCTTGGGATTGCTTTATATTATTTCATGAATTTTTGCAAGTCTAGGAAGTGGTTTGAATTCAGCCGCTTTGGAGATAAATTGGATGAAGATGATTATGTGTTGTAG